A part of Variovorax sp. HW608 genomic DNA contains:
- a CDS encoding Hpt domain-containing protein: MSMQSPAAHIAGNAPATEDLGPLAWVLGEIQKSLDAVGKTLRRFSRDAASALPGSEIDTLPVRQARQQLHQAVGALQMVGHTAPALVLGAMEFAVQSFVTEPLRCNDAAVQKIERAGFAVADFLNAVVAGKAVSSVALFPQYREVLELVGNERVHPADLWNMTWRWVEIKPAPTQAALVYDPAVRSKLDREVLQVVKSGDDHAARRLQALCLGLGRGASVPRVASFWTLAAGFFEALALALIPADSHVKRAASRVLLQYATLARGDNTVSDRLGRDLLFFCAQAVPGANDEAATLRAVRAAWGVANEQKVDYTVEQFGRFDPVVLAQARKRIETAKEMWSALSGGEVSRMRQVVDTFAQLGESLQKLHPPSLPMVQALNNAVDASVRSSKAPGTELAMEVATSVLYLEAAFEDLDPQDRQLTARTVQLAGRIDRARDGGRSEPLEPWMEELYRRVSDRQTMGTVVGELRSHLGELEKSLDQFFRRPTEKSLLRNVPSQLLQMRGVFSVLGLDQAAQTVQRMRENVDQLLTEESPADEIRAFDSLGNNLGALGFLIDMLSYQPALAKRLFVFDADIGELKPLMGRQAGDASSEAAAPAAFAAASGPVAVTEAVMSVEQVDAQIAAKLAALATPGARKPAPSPIEEFSQAATSWTSKITGPAPLEALPDTEVTELEEDDLQNIFLDEAREVLHNGLAAVSALGTRPDDEGELTILRRAFHTLKGSSRMVGLMDFGEAAWSLEQVLNTWLADQRPATPELLTGTRNALQDFAKWVEAIAAGGSHPWKSAPFLAIAESLRTGEPLQIPARVADAEALVAAARHIAAESAAEVPPPALEPVPLPELPDLRDLELEIDLKGEEDQPPSEEAAVAPASEAPRSDDGFASTDFLDFDGKPEPPPEQSVALGDYEDVDFLETVHTALEPSLVAAASRPQPEPEPEPAELPALALEPEVAAAPQPEAEPEPEPAAEELLPEPQVASAPEPELAFALSLEPEVEAAAVAETPVIEEPPAVHDEAPLEFATAELPPAVVSEPPVEAAPVEALAAAPEAPQPEPTPAPSAEEQVKVIGPLRIGIALYNVYLNEADEWSRQLATEVGEWALETHERVPMSAISLAHSLAGSSATVGFQSLSGMARLFETALDHLHTLGRGTPEQGAILVAAAEEQRRLLHQFAAGFLRDPAEDTLEALRNVAASQLPPPEAVVEPAAAPLHLVRDAGSDVLLDDADEGSDVVDAVDMDLFPIFEEEAGDLLPQLGAALRDWAQNPDNRAARSSALRTLHTLKGSARLAGAMRLGERAHRMESDIEAIGSEGADRQAIEQLLTRFDALQANFDALRAADDATQAELVQLAATPVTSVTPVVTVAAPEAEAPATPPVVEAAAPEHDAVPAAAEPIPVEQATPAEPLVARAAVAMPSPSVLTPLRAVSSQAVRIRTHLLDRLVAQAGEVIITRSRLEAELGQLRSSLADLTGNLDRLRQQLRDIELQAESQMQSRLAQAKDSQQGFDPLEFDRFTRVQELTRMMAESVNDVATVQRTLQKTVQATEDDLSAQARQTRELQRGLLRTRMVEFEGISDRLYRVVRQASKDTGKQVRLDITGGSIEMDRGVLERMTPAFEHLLRNCVAHGIEDAAVREKAGKDPSGLIVIELHQEGNDVSVSFQDDGGGLKYDRIVARARSLGLVAEGQQISDQEAAELIYQPGFSTAEQVSELAGRGIGMDVVRAQVAGLGGRIETHSKPGQGTTFKLVLPLTTAVTHVVMMRAGAVNIGVPSNLVELVLRAGASELEKAYLDSHYPFGGEEVPFYWAGALLQSSPGSERAPGKANTIVVVRSAAQRVALHVDEVLGNQEVVVKNLGPQLSRLPGMAAISVLASGAVALIYNPVALASVHGEKARSFQAAAGRAVATRDTGGAQPTAPVAHAPSQVPLVLVVDDSITVRRVTQRLLQREGYRVALAADGLQALERLQQERPAVVLSDIEMPRMDGFDLARNIRADASLADLPIIMITSRIAEKHHDHARALGVNHYLGKPYSEEELLRLVRSYTGVELPVALVA, translated from the coding sequence GTGTCGATGCAAAGTCCCGCAGCCCACATCGCCGGCAATGCGCCGGCAACGGAGGATCTTGGGCCGCTGGCCTGGGTTCTCGGAGAAATCCAGAAGTCGCTCGATGCCGTGGGCAAGACCCTGCGGCGCTTCTCGCGCGACGCCGCGTCGGCCCTGCCGGGTTCGGAGATCGACACCTTGCCGGTGCGACAGGCCCGGCAGCAGCTGCATCAGGCCGTCGGCGCGCTGCAGATGGTGGGCCACACGGCGCCCGCCCTGGTGCTGGGCGCGATGGAGTTCGCGGTCCAGAGCTTCGTTACCGAGCCGCTGCGCTGCAACGACGCCGCAGTCCAGAAGATCGAGCGGGCCGGCTTCGCCGTCGCCGATTTCCTGAACGCGGTGGTCGCAGGCAAGGCGGTTTCGTCCGTCGCGCTGTTCCCGCAGTACCGCGAAGTGCTCGAACTGGTCGGCAACGAGCGCGTCCACCCGGCCGATCTGTGGAACATGACCTGGCGCTGGGTCGAGATCAAGCCCGCGCCGACCCAGGCCGCGCTGGTGTACGACCCCGCCGTCCGCTCGAAGCTCGATCGCGAGGTCTTGCAGGTCGTCAAGAGCGGCGACGACCATGCGGCACGCCGGCTGCAGGCCTTGTGCCTCGGCCTCGGCCGTGGCGCCTCGGTGCCGCGGGTGGCGAGCTTCTGGACGCTTGCCGCCGGCTTCTTCGAGGCGCTGGCGCTGGCGCTGATTCCGGCCGATTCGCACGTCAAGCGCGCCGCATCGCGCGTGCTGCTGCAGTACGCGACGCTGGCACGCGGCGACAACACAGTGTCCGACCGCCTCGGCCGGGACCTGCTCTTCTTCTGCGCCCAGGCCGTTCCGGGAGCGAACGACGAAGCCGCCACCTTGCGCGCGGTGCGCGCGGCCTGGGGCGTCGCCAACGAGCAGAAGGTCGACTACACCGTCGAGCAGTTCGGCCGCTTCGACCCGGTGGTCCTCGCGCAGGCGCGCAAGCGCATCGAGACCGCGAAGGAAATGTGGTCGGCGCTGTCCGGCGGCGAGGTGAGCCGCATGCGGCAGGTCGTGGACACCTTCGCGCAGCTCGGCGAGTCGCTGCAGAAACTGCATCCGCCCAGCCTGCCGATGGTGCAGGCACTGAACAACGCGGTCGACGCCTCGGTCCGTTCCAGCAAGGCGCCCGGCACCGAGCTCGCGATGGAAGTCGCCACCTCGGTGCTGTATCTCGAAGCCGCTTTCGAGGATCTCGATCCGCAGGACCGGCAGCTCACCGCCCGCACCGTCCAGCTGGCCGGGCGCATCGACCGCGCGCGCGACGGCGGGCGCTCGGAGCCGCTCGAGCCCTGGATGGAGGAGCTCTATCGCCGCGTGAGCGACCGCCAGACCATGGGCACCGTGGTCGGCGAGCTGCGCAGCCACCTGGGCGAGCTCGAAAAATCGCTCGATCAGTTCTTCCGCCGCCCGACCGAGAAGAGCCTGCTGCGCAACGTGCCCTCGCAGCTGCTGCAGATGCGCGGGGTGTTCTCGGTGCTCGGCCTCGATCAGGCCGCGCAGACCGTGCAGCGCATGCGCGAGAACGTCGACCAGCTGCTGACCGAAGAGTCGCCGGCCGACGAGATCCGCGCCTTCGATTCGCTCGGCAACAACCTGGGCGCACTCGGTTTCCTGATCGACATGCTCAGCTACCAGCCGGCGCTGGCCAAGCGGCTGTTCGTGTTCGATGCGGACATTGGCGAACTCAAGCCGCTCATGGGGCGCCAGGCCGGCGATGCCTCCTCCGAGGCGGCTGCGCCCGCGGCTTTCGCAGCGGCATCCGGCCCGGTCGCGGTGACCGAGGCGGTCATGAGCGTCGAGCAAGTCGACGCGCAGATCGCCGCCAAGCTGGCCGCGCTCGCGACCCCCGGCGCGCGCAAGCCGGCGCCGTCGCCGATCGAGGAATTCAGCCAGGCGGCCACGAGCTGGACCTCCAAGATCACCGGCCCCGCGCCGCTCGAGGCGCTGCCCGACACCGAGGTGACCGAACTGGAGGAAGACGACCTCCAGAACATCTTCCTCGACGAAGCCCGCGAAGTCCTGCACAACGGCCTGGCGGCGGTGTCGGCGCTCGGGACGCGCCCGGACGATGAAGGCGAGCTGACCATCCTGCGGCGTGCCTTCCATACGCTCAAGGGCAGCTCGCGCATGGTCGGGCTGATGGATTTCGGCGAGGCCGCATGGTCCCTCGAACAGGTGCTGAACACCTGGCTGGCCGACCAGCGCCCGGCGACGCCGGAACTGCTCACCGGCACACGCAATGCGCTCCAGGACTTCGCCAAGTGGGTGGAAGCGATCGCCGCGGGCGGGTCGCACCCCTGGAAGTCGGCGCCTTTCCTGGCGATCGCCGAATCGCTGCGCACCGGCGAGCCGCTGCAGATCCCGGCCCGTGTCGCCGACGCCGAGGCGCTCGTTGCCGCCGCGCGCCACATCGCGGCGGAGTCCGCCGCCGAAGTGCCGCCGCCCGCGCTGGAGCCCGTGCCGCTGCCGGAGCTGCCCGATCTTCGCGATCTGGAACTCGAAATCGACCTGAAGGGCGAGGAGGACCAGCCGCCTTCCGAGGAGGCGGCAGTCGCGCCGGCCTCGGAGGCTCCGCGTTCCGACGACGGATTTGCATCGACGGACTTCCTCGACTTCGATGGCAAGCCCGAGCCGCCGCCCGAACAGTCCGTGGCGCTGGGCGACTACGAGGACGTCGATTTCCTCGAAACCGTCCATACCGCGCTCGAGCCCTCGCTCGTGGCGGCCGCGTCGCGGCCGCAGCCTGAGCCCGAACCCGAGCCCGCAGAACTGCCCGCGCTGGCGCTGGAGCCCGAGGTCGCCGCAGCCCCGCAGCCCGAGGCGGAGCCCGAACCCGAGCCGGCAGCAGAAGAGCTTCTGCCCGAGCCGCAAGTGGCATCCGCCCCCGAGCCCGAGCTTGCATTTGCGTTGAGCCTCGAGCCCGAAGTCGAGGCTGCCGCCGTGGCCGAAACGCCCGTCATCGAGGAGCCGCCGGCTGTTCATGACGAAGCGCCGCTCGAGTTCGCGACCGCAGAGCTCCCGCCCGCGGTCGTCTCAGAGCCGCCCGTCGAGGCAGCGCCCGTCGAAGCCCTTGCGGCAGCGCCCGAGGCGCCCCAGCCGGAACCCACGCCAGCGCCGAGTGCCGAGGAGCAGGTCAAGGTCATCGGCCCGCTGCGCATCGGCATCGCGCTCTACAACGTCTATCTGAACGAAGCCGACGAATGGTCGCGCCAGCTCGCGACCGAGGTGGGCGAATGGGCGCTCGAAACCCACGAGCGGGTCCCGATGTCGGCGATCAGCCTGGCGCATTCGCTGGCCGGCAGCTCCGCCACCGTGGGGTTCCAGAGCCTCTCGGGCATGGCGCGGCTGTTCGAGACCGCGCTCGACCATCTGCACACGCTGGGCCGCGGCACGCCGGAACAGGGCGCGATCCTCGTCGCCGCCGCGGAGGAACAACGGCGCCTGCTGCACCAGTTCGCGGCCGGATTCCTGCGCGACCCGGCTGAAGACACGCTGGAGGCGCTGCGCAACGTCGCCGCCTCGCAACTGCCGCCCCCGGAAGCGGTCGTCGAGCCTGCCGCCGCGCCGCTTCACCTGGTGCGCGATGCCGGGTCGGATGTGTTGCTCGACGATGCCGACGAAGGCTCCGACGTCGTCGATGCGGTCGACATGGACCTGTTCCCGATCTTCGAGGAAGAGGCGGGCGACCTGCTGCCGCAGCTCGGCGCCGCGTTGCGCGATTGGGCGCAGAACCCCGACAACAGGGCTGCGCGCAGCAGCGCGCTGCGCACGCTGCACACGCTGAAGGGCAGTGCGCGCCTGGCCGGCGCCATGCGCCTGGGCGAGCGCGCCCATCGCATGGAATCGGACATCGAGGCGATCGGTTCCGAGGGCGCCGACCGGCAGGCGATCGAGCAGCTGCTCACGCGCTTCGACGCCCTGCAGGCCAACTTCGATGCGCTGCGGGCCGCGGACGATGCGACGCAGGCCGAGCTGGTCCAGCTTGCCGCCACGCCCGTCACGTCTGTCACGCCGGTCGTCACCGTGGCCGCGCCGGAAGCGGAAGCCCCGGCGACCCCACCGGTGGTCGAGGCGGCCGCGCCCGAGCACGATGCGGTGCCGGCTGCCGCCGAGCCGATACCGGTCGAGCAAGCGACCCCCGCAGAGCCGCTCGTGGCGCGCGCGGCGGTCGCGATGCCTTCGCCCTCGGTGCTCACGCCGCTGCGCGCGGTGTCGAGCCAGGCGGTGCGCATCCGCACGCACCTGCTCGATCGCCTGGTGGCCCAGGCGGGCGAAGTCATCATCACGCGCTCGCGCCTCGAGGCCGAACTGGGGCAGTTGCGCAGTTCGCTCGCGGATCTCACGGGCAACCTCGACCGCCTGCGCCAGCAGCTGCGCGACATCGAGCTGCAGGCCGAAAGCCAGATGCAGTCCCGCCTCGCGCAGGCCAAGGATTCGCAGCAGGGCTTCGATCCGCTCGAGTTCGATCGCTTCACCCGCGTGCAGGAACTCACCCGCATGATGGCCGAGTCGGTCAACGACGTGGCGACCGTGCAGCGCACGCTCCAGAAGACCGTGCAGGCGACCGAGGACGACCTGAGCGCGCAGGCGCGCCAGACGCGCGAACTGCAGCGCGGCCTGCTGCGCACGCGCATGGTGGAATTCGAGGGCATTTCCGACCGCCTGTATCGCGTGGTGCGCCAGGCCTCGAAGGACACCGGCAAGCAGGTACGGCTCGACATCACTGGCGGCTCGATCGAGATGGATCGCGGCGTCCTCGAACGGATGACGCCGGCCTTCGAGCATCTGCTGCGCAACTGCGTGGCGCACGGCATCGAGGATGCGGCGGTGCGCGAAAAGGCCGGCAAGGATCCGAGCGGCCTGATCGTCATCGAGCTGCACCAGGAAGGCAATGACGTCTCGGTGAGCTTCCAGGACGACGGCGGCGGCCTCAAGTACGACCGGATCGTCGCCCGTGCGCGCTCGCTCGGCCTCGTCGCCGAGGGCCAGCAGATCAGCGACCAGGAGGCGGCGGAGCTGATCTATCAGCCCGGCTTCTCGACCGCCGAGCAGGTCTCCGAACTGGCGGGCCGCGGCATCGGCATGGACGTGGTGCGCGCGCAGGTCGCCGGCCTCGGCGGCCGCATCGAGACCCACAGCAAGCCGGGGCAGGGGACCACCTTCAAGCTGGTGCTGCCGCTCACGACGGCGGTGACGCACGTGGTGATGATGCGCGCCGGCGCGGTCAACATCGGCGTGCCTTCCAACCTCGTCGAACTGGTGCTGCGCGCCGGTGCATCGGAGCTCGAGAAGGCCTATCTGGACAGCCACTACCCGTTCGGCGGTGAGGAAGTGCCGTTCTACTGGGCCGGTGCGCTGCTGCAGTCGTCTCCGGGCAGCGAACGCGCGCCGGGCAAGGCGAACACGATCGTCGTCGTCCGAAGCGCGGCGCAGCGCGTGGCGCTGCACGTGGACGAAGTGCTGGGCAACCAGGAAGTCGTGGTCAAGAACCTCGGTCCGCAGCTTTCGCGGCTGCCGGGCATGGCGGCGATCTCGGTGCTCGCATCGGGTGCGGTCGCGCTGATCTACAACCCGGTGGCGCTGGCCTCGGTCCATGGCGAGAAGGCGCGCAGCTTCCAGGCTGCAGCGGGCCGCGCCGTCGCGACCCGGGACACGGGCGGTGCCCAGCCGACGGCACCGGTCGCCCACGCGCCGTCGCAGGTGCCGCTGGTGCTGGTGGTGGACGACTCGATCACCGTGCGGCGCGTCACGCAGCGTCTGCTGCAGCGCGAAGGCTATCGGGTCGCGCTGGCGGCGGATGGCCTGCAGGCACTCGAACGGCTGCAGCAGGAGCGCCCCGCGGTCGTGCTGTCGGACATCGAGATGCCGCGCATGGATGGCTTCGACCTCGCGCGCAACATCCGCGCGGACGCTTCGCTGGCCGACCTGCCGATCATCATGATCACCTCGCGCATCGCCGAGAAGCACCACGACCACGCGCGTGCGCTGGGCGTGAATCACTACCTCGGCAAGCCGTATTCGGAAGAGGAGCTGCTGCGACTGGTGCGCAGCTACACGGGCGTGGAGCTGCCCGTGGCGCTCGTGGCCTGA
- a CDS encoding cryptochrome/photolyase family protein has translation MPPILLAVDKIYPKGLMWFRRDLRVDDNAALYQALRACRQVVCVFVFDRAILDALPRADRRVEFIRESLVELDAELRTLGGGLIVRHAVAEDEIAALARALDVQAVFANRDDEPEATDRDAKVLGALANAGIALHTYKDQAVFDRDEVVTQLGQPYTVFTAYKRAWLAKVDGFYLKAYPVRSYAEALAPAPEKYRAPVPELAQLGFEKTNLAELEIPTGSQGGSALFDDFSRRIDRYHDARDFPSVRGPSYLGIHLRFGTVSIRQLAGAAHQLAQQGDPGGASWLGELIWRDFYFQILAHHPHMVEGGKRRSFRPEFDRIQWHHGKHADLLFHAWCEGRTGYPLVDAAMAQINQTGYMHNRLRMVVASFLCKDLGLDWRRGERYFELHLNDFELSSNNGNWQWASSSGCVAQPYFRIFNPVTQSEKFDPEGRFIRRYLPQLSNLSNAAIHAPWTAAPLELEAAGVRLGENYPKPIVDHAEARERTLLRYAVVKEAQRDSR, from the coding sequence ATGCCGCCGATTTTACTTGCCGTCGACAAGATCTATCCCAAGGGGCTTATGTGGTTTCGTCGCGATCTCCGGGTCGACGACAACGCGGCGCTCTACCAGGCGCTGCGGGCCTGCCGGCAGGTGGTTTGCGTGTTCGTCTTCGATCGCGCGATCCTCGATGCGCTGCCGCGCGCGGACCGGCGGGTGGAATTCATCCGCGAATCGCTGGTCGAGCTCGACGCAGAGCTGCGCACGCTCGGCGGCGGGCTGATCGTGCGGCACGCGGTCGCCGAAGACGAGATCGCAGCGCTCGCCCGCGCACTGGACGTGCAGGCGGTGTTCGCGAACCGCGACGACGAGCCCGAGGCGACGGACCGCGACGCCAAGGTGCTGGGCGCACTGGCGAATGCCGGGATCGCCTTGCACACCTACAAGGACCAGGCCGTCTTCGACCGCGACGAGGTGGTGACGCAGCTCGGGCAGCCCTACACCGTCTTCACCGCCTACAAGCGCGCGTGGCTCGCCAAGGTCGATGGGTTCTACCTGAAGGCCTATCCGGTGCGCAGCTACGCGGAGGCGCTGGCCCCTGCGCCCGAGAAGTACCGGGCACCGGTCCCGGAGCTGGCGCAGCTCGGCTTCGAGAAAACCAATCTCGCCGAACTGGAGATTCCCACCGGCAGCCAGGGCGGCTCGGCGCTGTTCGACGACTTCTCCCGGCGCATCGACCGCTACCACGACGCGCGCGACTTCCCCTCGGTGCGCGGGCCGAGCTACCTGGGCATCCACCTGCGCTTCGGCACCGTGTCGATCCGGCAACTCGCGGGCGCGGCGCACCAGTTGGCGCAACAGGGCGACCCGGGTGGCGCGAGCTGGCTCGGCGAACTGATCTGGCGCGACTTCTACTTCCAGATCCTGGCGCACCATCCCCACATGGTGGAAGGCGGCAAGCGGCGCAGCTTCAGGCCCGAGTTCGACCGGATCCAGTGGCACCACGGCAAGCACGCCGACCTGCTCTTTCACGCCTGGTGCGAGGGCCGGACCGGCTACCCGCTCGTCGATGCCGCGATGGCGCAGATCAACCAGACCGGCTACATGCACAACCGGCTGCGCATGGTGGTCGCGAGTTTCCTGTGCAAGGACCTCGGGCTCGACTGGCGGCGCGGCGAGCGCTACTTCGAGCTCCATCTCAACGACTTCGAGCTGTCGTCGAACAACGGCAACTGGCAATGGGCGAGTTCGAGCGGCTGCGTCGCCCAGCCGTACTTCAGGATCTTCAACCCCGTCACGCAGAGCGAGAAGTTCGACCCCGAAGGCAGGTTCATCCGGCGCTATCTGCCGCAGCTTTCCAACCTGTCCAATGCGGCGATCCATGCGCCCTGGACGGCAGCGCCGCTGGAGCTGGAAGCGGCCGGCGTCAGACTCGGCGAGAACTACCCCAAGCCGATCGTCGACCACGCCGAAGCGCGGGAGCGCACGCTCCTGCGCTATGCGGTGGTGAAGGAGGCGCAGCGCGATTCGCGCTAG
- a CDS encoding YqgE/AlgH family protein, with product MASDSAPMNLTHHFLIAMPGLEDKAFSRSVVYLCEHSERGALGLVINKPSDINLGALFEKIELHLASPELGKAPVFQGGPVQTERGFVLHEPVFARSDKPNESVYASTMTIPGGLEMTTSKDVLEALATGAGPRKVLVSLGYSAWGEGQLESELAENSWLTVGADPVVIFDTPVEQRYDKALSLLGLQAWTLSPDAGHA from the coding sequence ATGGCCTCTGATTCTGCCCCGATGAACTTGACGCATCATTTCCTGATTGCGATGCCGGGTCTGGAAGACAAGGCGTTCAGCCGCAGCGTGGTCTACCTCTGCGAACACAGCGAGCGCGGCGCGCTCGGCCTGGTGATCAACAAGCCCAGCGACATCAACCTCGGCGCGCTGTTCGAGAAGATCGAACTGCACCTCGCCAGCCCCGAACTCGGCAAGGCGCCGGTCTTCCAGGGCGGCCCCGTGCAGACCGAGCGCGGCTTCGTGCTCCACGAGCCGGTCTTCGCGCGCTCCGACAAGCCGAATGAATCCGTCTACGCCTCGACCATGACCATCCCCGGCGGGCTGGAAATGACCACTTCCAAGGATGTGCTGGAGGCGCTCGCCACCGGCGCCGGTCCGCGCAAGGTGCTTGTTTCGCTCGGTTACTCCGCCTGGGGCGAAGGCCAGCTCGAATCCGAACTGGCCGAGAACAGCTGGCTGACCGTCGGCGCCGATCCGGTCGTGATCTTCGACACCCCCGTCGAGCAGCGCTACGACAAGGCGTTGTCGCTGCTGGGCCTTCAGGCCTGGACGCTCTCGCCCGACGCGGGGCATGCATGA
- the ruvX gene encoding Holliday junction resolvase RuvX has translation MPDRAAPPLSVPSHFQSFLAFDFGQKRTGVASGNRLLKTATPQATIKAEGDARFAKVEARIREWQPDALVVGVPRHPDGAPHDNTRAAQRFARQLHGRFKLPVYEVDERYSTTEALASGARDADAASACIILEQFLRSLP, from the coding sequence ATGCCTGACCGCGCAGCCCCTCCGCTTTCCGTTCCTTCCCACTTCCAAAGTTTTCTGGCCTTCGACTTCGGCCAGAAGCGGACGGGTGTCGCGAGCGGCAACCGCCTGCTGAAAACCGCGACGCCGCAGGCCACCATCAAGGCCGAAGGCGACGCCCGCTTCGCGAAGGTGGAAGCCCGCATCCGCGAGTGGCAACCCGACGCGCTCGTCGTCGGCGTGCCGCGCCATCCCGACGGTGCGCCGCACGACAACACCCGCGCGGCGCAGCGCTTCGCGCGCCAGTTGCACGGCCGCTTCAAGCTGCCCGTGTACGAGGTCGACGAGCGCTACAGCACCACCGAGGCGCTCGCCTCGGGCGCACGCGACGCCGACGCCGCGTCGGCCTGCATCATCCTTGAACAGTTCCTGAGGAGCCTTCCGTGA
- the pyrR gene encoding bifunctional pyr operon transcriptional regulator/uracil phosphoribosyltransferase PyrR, whose product MNSIPDAEALYLELLRGVKSLMRDDTHLVGVTSGGAWLVERLQKDLGLAGAPGVISSAMHRDDFARRGLAASAQTSLPFDVEGADVLLLDDVLYTGRTIRAVLNELFDFGRPACVRLAVMIDRGGRELPVAADFAAQKLELPATQLLALARSDSGAFSFKVEET is encoded by the coding sequence GTGAACTCCATCCCTGACGCCGAAGCGCTCTACCTCGAGTTGTTGCGCGGCGTGAAATCCCTGATGCGCGATGACACCCACCTCGTCGGCGTGACCTCCGGCGGCGCCTGGCTGGTCGAGCGGCTGCAGAAAGACCTGGGCCTGGCCGGTGCGCCCGGCGTGATCTCGTCCGCGATGCACCGCGACGATTTCGCGCGCCGCGGCCTCGCCGCGAGCGCGCAGACTTCGCTGCCCTTCGACGTCGAAGGCGCCGACGTGCTGCTGCTCGACGACGTGCTCTACACCGGCCGGACGATCCGCGCCGTGCTCAACGAGCTGTTCGACTTCGGCCGTCCGGCGTGCGTGCGCCTCGCCGTCATGATCGATCGCGGCGGACGCGAGCTGCCGGTGGCCGCGGACTTCGCGGCGCAGAAGCTCGAATTGCCCGCAACCCAGCTGCTCGCGCTCGCGCGATCGGATTCGGGCGCGTTCAGCTTCAAAGTGGAGGAGACCTGA